The proteins below are encoded in one region of Pseudoduganella armeniaca:
- a CDS encoding S8 family peptidase → MMKKYVVLRSSAPADARVRPGLAGTRLFETLRHAATQPEITVERLNDRELAQARAEPEVRLVAPAMPTRLIEPLKSAAPAAADSWGIAAVGADKSRFTGAGVTVCVLDTGIDADHPAFAGVNLVTNDFSGDGIADVVGHGTHCAGTIFGRDVGKRIGIARGVEKALIGKVLGNDGSGSSEMLFNGMTWALQQNANIISMSLGFDFPGMVEQLTQGGMPVALATSQALEAYRGNLRMFDAIMAMLDAQGGLGIEPLVVAAAGNESRRDDNKDFRIAVSLPAAANDVVSVAAIGKRKDKLFVADFSNYMARISAPGVDITSAFPGGGFQTWSGTSMACPHVAGVAALWWEALQKQGIQADARTVAAKLSATARRDVFPADIDGTDIGDGFLTAPE, encoded by the coding sequence ATGATGAAAAAATACGTGGTCCTGAGAAGCAGTGCGCCCGCCGATGCGCGCGTACGCCCTGGCCTGGCCGGCACCCGGCTGTTCGAGACGCTGCGCCATGCCGCCACCCAGCCGGAAATCACCGTCGAGCGCCTGAACGATCGCGAGCTGGCGCAAGCGCGCGCCGAGCCCGAAGTACGCCTGGTCGCACCGGCGATGCCGACCCGCCTGATCGAACCGCTGAAGAGCGCCGCGCCGGCCGCCGCCGACAGCTGGGGTATCGCGGCAGTGGGCGCGGACAAGAGCCGCTTCACGGGCGCCGGCGTCACGGTCTGCGTGCTCGACACCGGCATCGATGCGGACCACCCAGCCTTCGCCGGCGTCAACCTCGTCACGAACGACTTCAGCGGCGACGGCATCGCCGACGTGGTCGGCCACGGCACGCACTGCGCCGGCACCATCTTCGGGCGCGACGTGGGCAAGCGCATCGGCATCGCGCGCGGCGTCGAAAAGGCCTTGATCGGCAAGGTGCTGGGCAACGACGGTTCCGGCAGTTCCGAGATGCTCTTCAACGGCATGACGTGGGCGCTGCAGCAGAACGCCAACATCATCTCGATGTCGCTGGGCTTCGACTTCCCCGGCATGGTGGAACAACTGACCCAGGGCGGCATGCCGGTGGCGCTGGCCACCTCGCAGGCGCTGGAAGCGTATCGCGGCAACCTGCGCATGTTCGACGCCATCATGGCGATGCTGGACGCGCAAGGCGGCCTGGGCATCGAACCGCTGGTGGTGGCCGCCGCCGGCAACGAAAGCCGGCGCGACGACAACAAGGACTTCCGCATCGCCGTCTCGCTGCCGGCCGCCGCCAACGACGTCGTCAGCGTGGCCGCCATCGGCAAGCGCAAAGACAAGCTGTTCGTGGCCGACTTTTCCAACTACATGGCGCGCATCAGCGCCCCCGGCGTGGACATTACGTCGGCCTTCCCCGGCGGTGGCTTTCAAACGTGGAGCGGCACCAGCATGGCCTGCCCGCACGTGGCCGGCGTGGCCGCGCTGTGGTGGGAAGCGCTGCAGAAGCAGGGTATCCAGGCCGATGCCCGCACGGTTGCCGCCAAGCTGTCGGCCACGGCACGGCGCGACGTGTTCCCGGCCGATATCGACGGTACCGATATCGGCGATGGCTTCCTGACGGCGCCGGAGTGA
- a CDS encoding hybrid sensor histidine kinase/response regulator, which translates to MMADSDTPTDVQPASVDAATEATPLRVLLVDPFEFDAQLIGSRLLRGGVPCHLRRVETAPEFQAALNEPVDLVLSETELPQFSAALALQSLQRSAPDIPLVIVTESSEEGEAVELLRRGALDYVLKDRLGRLCQSVRLAVERARMLRRLDVKRREMEHLSLRLVQAEELERRRLARELHDELGQRLTALNLQVHRLQPHADAALHAVWCDARQGVADMVAQVRTMSVNLRPPELDHLGLQAAIGHLLQRRFEGVWAHRVFEYVGLPQRLSPLLEITCYRIVQESLTNIARHARASNVVVEMIGGADELDIIVRDNGAGFEPTQWHQRMARDPRGGIVGMRERAHLLGGTLTIDSRPGRGTRVAATLPLTLEEQDEYRSGG; encoded by the coding sequence ATGATGGCCGATTCCGATACCCCAACCGACGTCCAGCCGGCATCCGTCGATGCCGCCACCGAAGCGACTCCACTGCGCGTGCTGCTCGTCGATCCGTTCGAATTCGATGCGCAGCTGATCGGCAGCCGGCTGCTGCGCGGCGGCGTACCATGCCACTTGCGGCGCGTCGAAACAGCGCCGGAATTCCAGGCGGCGCTGAACGAGCCCGTCGACCTGGTGCTCAGCGAGACCGAGCTGCCGCAATTCTCCGCCGCGCTGGCACTGCAATCGCTGCAGCGCAGCGCTCCGGACATCCCGCTCGTCATCGTCACCGAATCGTCCGAGGAAGGCGAGGCGGTCGAGCTGCTGCGGCGCGGTGCGCTCGACTACGTCTTGAAGGACCGGCTGGGCCGGCTGTGCCAGTCGGTGCGGCTGGCCGTCGAGCGCGCGCGCATGTTGCGCCGGCTCGACGTCAAGCGGCGCGAAATGGAACACCTGTCGCTACGGCTGGTGCAAGCTGAAGAACTGGAACGGCGCCGCCTGGCACGCGAACTGCACGACGAACTGGGCCAGCGGTTGACCGCGCTGAACCTGCAGGTGCACCGACTGCAGCCCCACGCCGACGCCGCCCTGCATGCGGTCTGGTGCGACGCGCGCCAGGGCGTCGCGGACATGGTCGCGCAAGTGCGCACGATGTCCGTCAACCTGCGCCCGCCCGAACTCGATCACCTCGGCTTGCAAGCTGCAATCGGCCACCTGCTGCAGCGCCGCTTCGAAGGCGTGTGGGCACATCGCGTGTTCGAGTACGTGGGCCTGCCGCAGCGTTTGTCGCCGCTGCTGGAGATCACGTGCTATCGCATCGTCCAGGAGAGCCTGACCAATATCGCCCGTCATGCGCGCGCCAGCAACGTCGTCGTCGAGATGATCGGCGGCGCCGATGAACTCGACATCATCGTGCGCGACAACGGCGCCGGCTTCGAGCCGACGCAATGGCACCAACGCATGGCACGCGATCCGCGCGGTGGCATCGTTGGCATGCGCGAACGCGCCCACCTGCTGGGTGGGACCCTGACGATCGACAGTCGGCCCGGCCGCGGTACCCGGGTCGCTGCCACCTTGCCACTGACCTTGGAGGAACAGGATGAATATCGTTCTGGTGGATGA
- a CDS encoding response regulator translates to MNIVLVDDHALVRAGIRTLIDQIDSFRVVGEASGNAEALALVEQLQPDVVVTDLTMGQDSGLDLLRDVHHDHPDLPVVILSMHASEEMVAEGLRLGAAAYLLKEAAPSELEIALQAIKRKETYLSPAVSTKVIQQFVRPTVAEKATGTLTARQLQILTMIANRKSTKEIAYELDLSEKTIAAHRAQIMERTGVRDLVGLVFYAVKHGLVKQG, encoded by the coding sequence ATGAATATCGTTCTGGTGGATGACCACGCGCTCGTGCGGGCCGGCATCCGCACATTGATCGACCAGATCGACAGTTTTCGCGTCGTCGGCGAAGCCTCCGGCAATGCCGAGGCGCTGGCACTGGTCGAGCAGTTGCAACCCGACGTGGTCGTGACCGACCTGACCATGGGCCAGGACAGCGGCCTGGACCTGTTGCGCGACGTGCATCACGACCACCCCGACCTGCCTGTCGTGATCCTCAGCATGCATGCGTCTGAGGAAATGGTGGCCGAGGGCCTGCGCCTGGGTGCCGCGGCCTACCTGTTGAAGGAGGCCGCGCCCAGCGAGCTGGAGATCGCGCTGCAGGCCATCAAGCGCAAGGAAACCTACCTCAGCCCTGCTGTTTCCACCAAGGTCATCCAGCAGTTCGTGCGCCCCACCGTGGCCGAAAAAGCCACCGGCACCTTAACGGCAAGGCAATTGCAGATCCTGACGATGATCGCCAATCGCAAGTCGACTAAGGAAATTGCCTACGAGCTCGACCTGAGCGAAAAAACCATCGCCGCGCACCGTGCCCAGATCATGGAACGTACGGGCGTACGGGACCTTGTCGGCCTGGTGTTTTATGCGGTCAAGCATGGGCTGGTAAAGCAGGGTTGA
- a CDS encoding tetratricopeptide repeat protein, translating to MNSIDQPDTGALLRQAVAHHQRGELARADTLYAAVLAREPANFDALHLSGVVARQRKAPHEALALITQALVIDAGRAIAHCNLGAVLQDLGREHEALASYERALALQPDYPMALCNRGNALRRLGRLDEALGSYERALALAPSYPEALCNRALALQALDRHADALEDFGAALTQRPGYAEALHGAGVSLAALDQAEDALEAFDRALRAQPDYAEAWCSRGTLLLRAHEAQAALDSYAQALRLRPGHARAQLGCANALRALGRRDEAVAAYQAAAACGADAATVAYLLASLGAVPAPQASPAGYVAALFDQYASRFDRHLVDVLRYRTPTLLADVLARQLAGRSELDILDLGCGTGLCGPLLRPLARHLAGVDLSAGMLAQARELGVYDALACGELTAYLARDEARWDVLAAADVLVYVGDLEPVLATARQALRAGGTFVFSVEALDGDGYALRASGRYAHAADYVVTLAARHGFAVREQAACTLREDSGEPVAGLLFALTC from the coding sequence ATGAATTCCATCGACCAACCCGACACCGGCGCACTGCTGCGGCAGGCCGTGGCACATCACCAGCGCGGCGAACTGGCGCGGGCCGACACGCTGTATGCCGCCGTGCTGGCGCGCGAACCCGCCAACTTCGATGCGCTGCACCTCTCGGGCGTCGTCGCGCGCCAGCGCAAGGCGCCGCACGAGGCACTGGCGCTGATCACGCAAGCGCTGGTCATCGACGCTGGCCGCGCCATCGCCCACTGCAACCTGGGCGCCGTGCTGCAGGACCTGGGCCGCGAGCACGAGGCGCTGGCCAGCTATGAGCGCGCGCTGGCGCTGCAGCCGGACTATCCGATGGCGCTGTGCAATCGGGGTAACGCGCTGCGGCGCCTGGGCCGGCTGGACGAGGCACTGGGCAGCTACGAGCGGGCACTGGCGCTGGCGCCAAGCTATCCGGAAGCGCTCTGCAATCGCGCGCTGGCACTGCAGGCGCTGGACCGGCATGCCGACGCGCTGGAGGATTTTGGCGCCGCGCTGACGCAGCGGCCAGGCTATGCCGAGGCGCTGCACGGCGCCGGCGTATCGCTGGCGGCGCTGGACCAGGCCGAGGATGCGCTGGAAGCGTTCGACCGCGCGCTGCGCGCGCAGCCCGACTACGCGGAGGCCTGGTGCAGCCGCGGCACCTTGCTGCTGCGCGCACACGAAGCGCAGGCGGCGCTGGACAGTTATGCACAGGCGTTGCGGCTGCGGCCCGGGCATGCGCGCGCCCAGCTGGGTTGCGCCAATGCCTTGCGCGCGCTGGGCCGGCGCGACGAGGCGGTGGCTGCCTACCAGGCCGCCGCCGCATGCGGCGCCGATGCCGCCACCGTGGCCTATCTGCTGGCATCGCTGGGCGCGGTACCCGCGCCCCAGGCCTCGCCGGCCGGTTACGTGGCAGCGCTGTTCGACCAGTATGCCAGCCGCTTCGACCGCCACCTGGTCGATGTGCTGCGCTATCGCACGCCAACGTTGCTGGCCGACGTGCTGGCACGCCAATTGGCGGGCCGCAGCGAACTCGATATCCTCGACCTGGGCTGCGGCACGGGACTGTGCGGGCCTTTGTTGCGCCCATTGGCGCGGCACCTGGCAGGCGTCGACCTGTCGGCCGGCATGCTGGCGCAGGCGCGCGAACTGGGCGTGTACGACGCGCTGGCCTGCGGCGAACTGACGGCCTACCTGGCACGAGACGAGGCGCGCTGGGACGTGCTGGCAGCCGCCGACGTGCTGGTATACGTCGGCGACCTCGAGCCTGTGCTGGCGACGGCGCGGCAGGCGCTGCGCGCTGGCGGCACCTTCGTATTCTCGGTCGAGGCGCTGGATGGCGACGGCTACGCCCTGCGCGCGTCGGGGCGGTATGCGCACGCGGCCGACTATGTTGTCACGCTCGCCGCGCGGCACGGCTTCGCGGTGCGCGAACAGGCGGCGTGCACCTTGCGCGAGGACAGCGGCGAACCGGTCGCAGGGCTGCTGTTCGCGTTGACGTGTTGA